Proteins encoded within one genomic window of Glycine soja cultivar W05 chromosome 1, ASM419377v2, whole genome shotgun sequence:
- the LOC114415695 gene encoding aquaporin PIP1-2-like: MEGKEEDVRVGANRYGERQPIGTAAQAKDYREPPSAPLFEAGELSSWSFYRAGIAEFVATFLFLYITVLTVMGVAKSKSKCSTVGIQGIAWAFGGMIFALVYCTAGISGGHINPAVTFGLFLARKLSMTRAIFYIIMQCLGAICGAGVVKGFEPHLYERLGGGANTIAKGYTNIAGLGAEIVGTFVLVYTVFSATDAKRNARDSHVPILAPLPIGFAVFLVHLATIPVTGTGINPARSLGAAIIFNKDQAWDDHWIFWVGTFIGAALAALYHGTTPLYHQVVIRAIPFSSK, translated from the exons ATGGAGGGCAAAGAAGAGGATGTGAGAGTTGGAGCCAACAGGTACGGAGAGAGGCAGCCAATAGGAACCGCTGCTCAGGCCAAAGACTACAGAGAGCCACCCTCTGCACCTCTCTTTGAGGCCGGGGAGTTGTCATCCTGGTCTTTCTATAGGGCTGGCATAGCAGAGTTTGTGGCCACTTTCTTGTTCCTCTACATCACGGTCCTCACTGTGATGGGTGTGGCCAAATCCAAGAGCAAGTGTTCTACCGTGGGCATCCAAGGCATTGCTTGGGCTTTTGGGGGAATGATATTTGCTCTTGTTTATTGCACTGCTGGCATCTCGG GGGGTCATATTAACCCAGCAGTGACGTTTGGGCTGTTCTTGGCACGCAAGCTCTCTATGACAAGggcaattttttatataatcatgCAGTGCTTGGGAGCTATATGTGGTGCCGGTGTAGTTAAGGGGTTCGAGCCTCACCTCTATGAGAGGCTTGGTGGTGGTGCCAACACAATCGCTAAAGGGTACACCAATATTGCTGGCCTTGGAGCAGAGATTGTTGGCACATTTGTGCTTGTTTACACTGTCTTCTCTGCCACTGATGCCAAAAGAAATGCTAGAGACTCCCACGTTCCG ATTTTGGCACCACTGCCTATTGGTTTTGCTGTGTTTCTAGTGCACTTGGCTACAATTCCTGTTACAGGGACTGGTATCAACCCTGCTAGAAGTCTAGGTGCAGCCATTATCTTCAACAAAGACCAAGCTTGGGATGACCAT TGGATTTTTTGGGTTGGAACTTTCATTGGGGCGGCACTTGCAGCTTTATACCAtggga caactcccTTATACCATCAGGTAGTGATCAGGGCCATCCCCTTCTCGTCAAAGTGA